One window from the genome of Anguilla rostrata isolate EN2019 chromosome 5, ASM1855537v3, whole genome shotgun sequence encodes:
- the nod2 gene encoding nucleotide-binding oligomerization domain-containing protein 2 isoform X3: protein MGAMQLVQGQREELLQALCCGGSAEGLESVIDLLLAWDLLTWEDYQGLCAPVQTLSSRARGLLDLVCIKGESACALLLAACSRVFPEARKVVLSFGGCKPPQEEQEPHPATATQALRCHRSLLVRRLRGGITAALKALLESGVFTAYDCDEVQLLLYTPSQQARRLLDLVQSKGESAAAILLQHTQTSEENPTTPENEEHPAECLLYQKKLKSSLSAQSHFVSTYGGTGNLSLDDIYTEGLLEVAQGSGEAQQPLGLEDILGHAGTLNEEADTVLVSGEAGSGKSTLLQRLLQLWSRDTALQDYLFLFSFSCRRLSAEEREVSLRDLLFMHCCWPDRGQDLIFQYILDHPHKVLFTFDGVDEFRLGFSDERRHCCPTQCAPVSVLLFNLLQGSLMKGVRKVATSRPVAVTPVLKRYLRKEVSLQGFSTEGIDFFVRKHHSDPAVANRVLESLQSNMALFGLCHIPVFCWIVSQCSRELLGGGTSPQTITDIYLMVLQHFFQCRSSRRLSPGLGWVQESVGAVIRLGRVALGGLRSSCFMFSEVELQRCGVTEEDICTGFLIHTKDHSSSECKHYEFLHVTMQCFFAALFIVLNDKIGRSTIQDLFYPQYWQDSVLAKVCLGPCLSAGSQKRDPDRGAQEAERPNLEITATFVSGLLSQRHRELLLQACPAPTLDRKCTQVVRALSKGMQKHFKSIPQPIEGEKKSMHAMPEFIWLIKCIYEMQEISVAKDALARLEVEHLKLTYCNIGPVECTALAYVLQHLRTSVGLQLDYNFVGDVGVEQLLPCLEICHSIYLRHNNISDEGIRKLIDKGIQCENLQKIALFNNKLTDACTKHFAELLKRKQHFLSLRETGRTTEQWHRFKKRVSSTCSFGTPTLRIIRDYFMSYKHSHFMLTLSVSPMTVFF, encoded by the exons ATGGGTGCAATGCAGCTGGTccaggggcagagggaggagctgctACAGGCCCTGTGCTGCGGAGGGTCTGCAGAGGGGCTAGAGAGCGTGATCGACCTGCTACTGGCCTGGGACCTGCTGACATGGGAAGACTACCAGGGCTTGTGCGCGCCAGTTCAGACTTTGAGCTCCAGAGCCAGGGGGCTGCTGGACCTGGTGTGCATCAAGGGAGAGTCCGCCTGTGCTCTGCTGCTGGCGGCATGTAGCCGGGTCTTCCCAGAGGCTCGGAAAGTGGTCCTGTCCTTTGGGGGCTGCAAGCCACCCCAAGAGGAGCAAGAGCCTCACCCTGCCACCGCAACCCAGGCCTTGAGGTGCCACAGATCCCTCCTGGTGAGGCGCCTGCGAGGtggcatcactgctgcactGAAAGCCCTGCTGGAGTCCGGCGTCTTCACGGCCTACGACTGTGATGAAGTGCAGCTGCTGCTTTACACCCCATCACAGCAG GCAAGGCGTCTGCTGGACCTGGTACAGTCAAAGGGAGAGTCTGCAGCAGCCATTCTGTTACAGCACACCCAGACGTCTGAAGAAAACCCCACAACACCTGAAAATGAGGAGCATCCTGCAG AATGCCTGCTGTACCAGAAGAAACTGAAAAGTTCACTGTCTGCTCAGTCACACTTTGTCAGCACTTATGGCGGCACGGGGAACCTGTCTTTGGATGACATCTACACAGAGGGGCTGCTGGAAGTGGCTCAGGGTTCCGGTGAGGCCCAGCAGCCCCTTGGCCTGGAGGACATTCTGGGGCATGCGGGCACTCTGAACGAGGAGGCGGACACGGTGCTGGTGTCGGGCGAAGCTGGGAGTGGGAAGAGCACCTTGCTACAGAGGCTGCTCCAGCTTTGGTCCCGGGACACGGCCCTGCAAGACtacctcttcctcttttccttcAGCTGCCGTCGGCTAAGCGCAGAGGAGCGAGAGGTCTCTCTCAGGGACCTGCTCTTCATGCACTGCTGCTGGCCCGACCGGGGCCAGGACTTGATTTTCCAGTACATACTGGACCACCCGCACAAGGTGCTCTTCACCTTTGATGGAGTGGACGAGTTCAGGCTTGGCTTCTCAGATGAGCGGAGGCATTGCTGCCCAACCCAGTGCGCCCCAGTGTCCGTGCTGCTCTTCAACCTGCTGCAGGGCTCCCTCATGAAGGGCGTGCGAAAGGTGGCAACCAGCCGGCCGGTGGCAGTGACCCCCGTGCTGAAGAGGTACCTCCGAAAGGAGGTCTCCCTGCAGGGCTTTTCCACTGAAGGGATAGACTTCTTTGTCAGGAAGCACCACAGCGATCCCGCCGTGGCTAACCGTGTACTGGAGTCCCTGCAGAGCAATATGGCGCTGTTTGGGCTTTGTCACATCCCCGTCTTCTGCTGGATCGTCTCTCAGTGTAGCAGAGAGCTCCTGGGGGGTGGAACGAGTCCTCAAACCATCACAGACATTTACCTTATGGTCCTGCAGCACTTCTTTCAATGCCGCTCCTCAAGGCGGCTCAGCCCGGGTTTGGGGTGGGTGCAGGAAAGTGTGGGTGCGGTCATTCGCTTGGGCCGGGTGGCTCTGGGCGGTCTGAGGTCCTCCTGCTTCATGTTTTCTGAAGTGGAGCTTCAGAGATGCGGAGTAACAGAAGAGGACATCTGCACTGGGTTCCTAATTCACACCAAGGACCACTCATCCTCAGAGTGCAAACACTACGAGTTCCTTCATGTCACCATGCAGTGCTTCTTTGCCGCTCTTTTCATTGTCTTGAACGACAAAATTGGACGCTCTACCATCCAAGACCTCTTTTACCCTCAGTATTGGCAGGATTCAGTTCTGGCCAAAGTATGCTTAGGGCCTTGTCTGTCTGCTGGCTCCCAGAAGAGGGATCCTGACAGAGGTGCCCAGGAAGCTGAAAGGCCAAACCTGGAGATAACCGCTACCTTTGTGTCTGGGCTGCTGTCTCAGAGGCATCGAGAACTTCTCCTGCAAGCttgccctgcccccaccctggACAGAAAGTGTACGCAGGTGGTCAGGGCCCTATCCAAGGGCATGCAGAAGCACTTCAAATCAATCCCCCAGCCCATTGAGGGTGAGAAAAAGAGCATGCACGCTATGCCGGAGTTCATCTGGCTAATTAAGTGCATATATGAGATGCAGGAAATTTCCGTTGCTAAAGATGCCCTGGCTAGGCTGGAGGTGGAACACCTGAAGCTGACCTACTGCAACATTGGGCCGGTGGAGTGTACTGCCCTGGCATATGTGCTACAGCACCTGAGGACCTCAGTGGGACTTCAGCTGGACTACAACTTTGTGGGCGATGTCGGCGTGGAGCAGCTGCTGCCCTGTCTGGAAATCTGTCACTCAATATA TCTCAGGCACAATAACATATCAGATGAGGGAATCCGCAAACTGATTGACAAGGGTATCCAGTGTGAGAATCTCCAGAAGATTGC GCTCTTTAATAACAAGTTAACTGATGCCTGCACAAAGCACTTCGCTGAACTTCTGAAAAGGAAGCAACATTTTCTCTCATTAAG GGAAACTGGCAGGACAACTGAACAATGGCATCGTTTCAAGAAGAGAGTATCAAGCACATGCTCATTTGGCACACCCACTTTGAGAATAATCAGAGACTACTTTATGAGCTATAAGCACAGCCACTTCATGCTCACTTTGAGTGTCTCACCAATGACTGTGTTCTTTTGA